TACTGAACAAAAGGTGGCAATGTGGTGAGAGGTGGATCCCTGCCTGACCATAGCCCCAGATAACAACGGGTTTTGATGCTGGAGTGTATCATCAGAGGAGTGGAATTAAAAAGCAGGTAGAATTCCTTCCCAGGAAAAGGTGGATCTCTAACAAGCACCGGTTAATAGTAACAACCAAcgttactgagtgcttactagaTATGAGACACTGGGGCTGGGTGTTTTATATGGGTTATCTCATTTAGTCTTCACGTATATCCTCATAAGATAGGTactatttcccccattttaccaATGACGAAACTGTAGCTTAGAGAGTGGATCACtcgctcaaggtcacaaagctttAAGCGGGAGTATTGGGAACTAGCCCAGGTCCACGTGATTTCAGATTCAAACGGAACCAAAGTAAGCATTTTGGTTGCCCTCTGCAGCTTCCCAGGACCTTTTCCGGTGTGAGGCGGGCACAGGGAAATGGGAGGGTCACCCCATCTGGGCTGAGGCCTCAGGGAATTCCAGGCCctggctggaggtgggggaatgTTAACAAGTCTCTACCGTTCTATTGGAAAAGGCCTTCCACCTACCTCTTGGAGAAGGCGTGGTTGGCGGGCTAGTCATTGCAGCAAATGGATGGGCACCAGGGAGAGGCAGATCTGTCGGAAGAGCGACAAAGACAAGCGTGAGGTGGGTAGGCCCCTATCCGGGGCTGGAGACACTGAAGTCCCTGGAAGGCCTTTGGGGCCAGGTTTTCTCGGATTCCTTCCCTCATGGGGCTAGTCTTAAACCCTTCTCTTCTGATTTCCCTGAGTCTCCTCCGGCTGTGGGTGCCAAGAGCAGAGCCAAGACCTCTGGTACTTGGTAGGGCGTTGCCTCTGAACGTCCTACCCGAGGTCCTTTCACCTGGCCCCCACATTTACTTAAGGGATTTCTCCCGACCTGAGAAAGTAGGCGAAGCGGCGGACCCAGTTTCACCCTGCCGCAGGCACAGGTACCCCGCTCTTCCCGAGCCGGGTGTCTGCGCGCAGCCGTCCGCTAGGGGTCAGGAGAGGCCCGGGAGGGCAGAACCCACCGGCTCCGGTGCCCGCGCGGGGGCAGGGCCGGGGCCTGCGGGCGGGGAGCCAGACACGGGAAAGGGAGGCGAGGGGCCTCCGTCCCCTTCCAACCTGTCCCCGAGCAGCCGCTGTCAGGCCCCGGccggttccccccaccccaaccccccagccctCTCTTCCCTGCCCGCCGCGCCGCCCGCGTACCGCCTGCCGAACCCCACCGGCCGGCTAGCAGCGCCGACCCCACTGGGCCCGGCCGGAGACTCGGCGGCCCGCGCGGACGTCGGGGCTGGCGCGGCGAGGACCGGGAGACCCGGtcacggccccgccccgccccggccctccGGCGTTTACCGGCACCCGGCTCCCGGGACAGCCCGCGGCGCGCGCGCtgccgtccgtccgtccgtccgtccgggCAGTCGGCTCCGAGCGGCCGCGACGGGAGGCTGGGGGCTCGCGTGGCTCCCGTGGCCGAGGGGACTGCGGTGTGCGTGCGGGCCTCGCCCTCCCCAGGTGCCCTCCTCCGCGTGCTCACCTTACCAGTCGGACGGGCGGCCGGGGGAGGGCCCGGCGCCACTCCGCGCGGCCTTTTGAAGCGGCCGGGGGCGGGAACGGCGGAGAGCCGCGGAGAGCCTCCGGGGGACGCGGAGCGGGAGGAAGCGGCGGGCGGACACGCGGAGCGAGCTGTGGAGGCCGGccgggagtgggggtggagggaccgGCCGACTGGGTGGGacaggaaaagaggagagaaaccGCCCTCTGCAGGTTCCCTCTGCCCGGCGGGCCGCCTCTGCTCCCCCGGGAGGAAAGGCTGCTTTTCCTTGTCCGATTGTCACTTTACTCTCCATCCGGAGCAGCTTCCTCCCTCGCGCCGAGGCGGCAGACGACGTGGGATGGGAAC
This DNA window, taken from Meles meles chromosome 7, mMelMel3.1 paternal haplotype, whole genome shotgun sequence, encodes the following:
- the LOC123946398 gene encoding small cell adhesion glycoprotein — its product is MGGWWWWQRTDPSYPSSHPTSSAASARGRKLLRMEIGRSLHPHSRPASTARSACPPAASSRSASPGGSPRLSAVPAPGRFKRPRGVAPGPPPAARPTGKVSTRRRAPGEGEARTHTAVPSATGATRAPSLPSRPLGADCPDGRTDGRQRARRGLSREPGADLPLPGAHPFAAMTSPPTTPSPREELMTTPFLQATEALSEAEASTALIAVVITVVFLTLLSVVVLIFFYLYKNKGSYVTYEPAEGEPSAILQMESDSAKGRDKEEYFI